Proteins encoded in a region of the Vicia villosa cultivar HV-30 ecotype Madison, WI linkage group LG5, Vvil1.0, whole genome shotgun sequence genome:
- the LOC131604076 gene encoding uncharacterized protein LOC131604076, with product MDVENCDCLGSRNNCIWSSYERIGNDPIVCVNEFMSKIKIGKLKILWRKIKRQIKRRILKPSSPLFLYDPSSYLQNFDDGYSNDDDFSRSFSARFATPSSKIFKKNIELIIDEEIMEIKS from the coding sequence ATGGATGTTGAAAATTGCGACTGTCTAGGTTCAAGAAATAACTGCATTTGGTCAAGTTATGAGAGAATTGGCAATGACCCTATTGTATGTGTCAATGAATTTATgagcaaaatcaagataggaaaGTTGAAAATACTATGGAGGAAGATCAAGAGACAAATAAAGAGGAGAATTTTGAAACCATCTTCGCCTTTGTTTCTATATGATCCTAGCTCTTACTTACAAAATTTTGATGATGGTTATTCCAATGATGATGATTTTTCAAGGTCATTCTCGGCTCGATTTGCAACACCTTCGTCCAAGATTTTTAAGAAGAATATTGAGTTGATTATCGATGAAGAAATAATGGAGATAAAATCATGA